A genomic segment from uncultured Alistipes sp. encodes:
- the aspS gene encoding aspartate--tRNA ligase — translation MYRTHTCGCLRACNVHETVTLAGWVQKVRNLGAMTFIDLRDRYGLTQIVVEEHSPAEARETAARLGREWVIQVEGEVVERQSKNPKMPTGDIEVSARRITVLHEAEVPPFTIEEVSDGGDDLRMKYRYLDLRRPPLQRNLILRHKMAQEIRRFLSDEGFLEIETPYLVNSTPEGARDFVVPSRMSPNQFYALPQSPQTLKQLLMVAGYDKYFQIVRCFRDEDLRADRQPEFTQIDCEMSFVEQEDVLGIFERWAKHMFKTVLGIEFPEPLRRMPWIEAMEKYGSDKPDLRFGMEFSDLTDLAKGHGFPVFDDAEYITGFAAPGCATYTRKQIDALTEFVKRQQIGAKGLIWIRLEAEGGVKSSIDKFYAPDEVRAMAERCGAKAGDLVLVLCGKKFKVLTQLCALRLEVAQQLGLRDPKKFAPLWVVDFPLFEWDDETQRYYAVHHPFTSPKPEDIAYLDSDPGRVRANAYDFVCNGTEIGGGSIRIHDSKLQEKMFELLGFTPDEAQARFGFLMNAFKYGAPPHGGLAFGFDRLCSLFGGSESIRDYIAFPKNNAGRDVMLDAPGYIDQAQLDELCLDLRKPEA, via the coding sequence ATGTACAGAACACATACTTGCGGGTGCCTGCGTGCCTGCAATGTCCACGAAACGGTCACCCTGGCCGGTTGGGTACAGAAAGTCCGCAACCTCGGGGCCATGACCTTCATCGACCTGCGCGACCGGTACGGCCTGACGCAGATCGTCGTCGAGGAGCACTCCCCGGCCGAAGCCCGCGAAACCGCTGCCCGCCTCGGCCGCGAATGGGTCATCCAGGTCGAGGGCGAGGTCGTCGAACGCCAGTCGAAGAACCCCAAGATGCCCACGGGCGACATCGAAGTCTCGGCCCGTCGCATTACGGTGCTCCACGAGGCCGAGGTCCCGCCCTTCACCATCGAGGAGGTTTCGGACGGCGGCGATGACCTGCGCATGAAGTACCGCTACCTCGACCTGCGGCGCCCGCCCCTGCAGCGCAACCTGATCCTGCGTCACAAAATGGCCCAGGAGATCCGCCGCTTCCTCTCCGATGAGGGCTTTCTGGAGATCGAGACCCCCTATCTGGTCAACTCCACGCCCGAGGGCGCGCGCGACTTCGTGGTCCCGAGCCGCATGTCCCCGAACCAGTTCTACGCCCTGCCGCAGTCGCCCCAGACCCTGAAGCAGCTGCTGATGGTCGCCGGATACGACAAGTATTTCCAGATCGTGCGCTGCTTCCGCGACGAGGACCTGCGCGCCGACCGCCAGCCGGAATTCACCCAGATCGACTGCGAGATGTCGTTCGTCGAGCAGGAGGACGTACTCGGAATCTTCGAGCGCTGGGCCAAGCATATGTTCAAGACCGTGCTGGGCATCGAGTTCCCCGAGCCGCTGCGCCGGATGCCGTGGATCGAGGCCATGGAGAAGTACGGCTCGGACAAACCCGACCTGCGTTTCGGCATGGAGTTTTCCGACCTGACCGACCTGGCCAAAGGGCACGGATTCCCGGTCTTCGACGACGCCGAATACATCACCGGTTTCGCCGCCCCGGGCTGCGCAACCTATACCCGCAAGCAGATCGACGCCCTCACGGAGTTCGTCAAGCGGCAGCAGATCGGCGCCAAGGGCCTCATCTGGATCCGCCTGGAGGCCGAAGGCGGCGTGAAGTCCTCCATCGACAAATTCTACGCGCCCGACGAGGTGCGCGCCATGGCCGAGCGCTGCGGCGCCAAGGCCGGCGACCTGGTTCTGGTCCTCTGCGGCAAGAAGTTCAAGGTCCTCACGCAGCTCTGCGCCCTGCGTCTCGAAGTGGCCCAGCAGCTCGGACTGCGCGACCCGAAGAAGTTCGCACCGCTGTGGGTCGTCGACTTCCCGCTCTTCGAGTGGGACGACGAGACGCAACGCTACTACGCCGTACACCACCCCTTCACCTCGCCCAAACCCGAGGACATCGCCTATCTCGACAGCGATCCGGGACGCGTACGGGCCAACGCCTACGACTTCGTCTGCAACGGCACGGAGATCGGCGGAGGTTCGATCCGTATCCACGACTCGAAACTCCAGGAGAAGATGTTCGAACTGTTAGGCTTCACACCCGACGAGGCGCAGGCCCGTTTCGGCTTCCTGATGAACGCCTTCAAGTACGGGGCACCCCCTCACGGAGGCCTGGCCTTCGGATTCGACCGGCTCTGCTCGCTGTTCGGCGGCTCGGAGTCGATCCGCGACTACATCGCCTTCCCGAAGAACAACGCCGGGCGCGACGTGATGCTCGACGCCCCGGGCTACATCGACCAGGCTCAGCTGGACGAGCTCTGCCTCGACCTGCGCAAACCCGAGGCATAA
- a CDS encoding DUF2752 domain-containing protein, producing the protein MTRRSLWLAIPIALLGMAALYYAVDPSHSAWLPQCPFHALTGWECPACGGQRALHALLHGRLGEAVQFNLFLVVSVPYFLAVAWTSLDRGRVAGRLRPIVQHRWVAYAYCVLFALWWVVRNLPGVNS; encoded by the coding sequence TTGACACGCAGGTCGCTTTGGCTCGCCATCCCGATAGCGCTGCTGGGGATGGCGGCCCTTTACTATGCGGTCGATCCGTCGCATAGCGCCTGGCTGCCGCAATGCCCGTTCCATGCACTGACGGGCTGGGAGTGCCCGGCCTGCGGCGGACAGCGTGCCCTGCACGCCCTGCTGCACGGACGTCTGGGGGAGGCGGTGCAGTTCAATCTGTTTCTCGTTGTCTCGGTTCCCTATTTCCTTGCCGTGGCCTGGACGTCGCTCGACCGCGGCCGGGTGGCCGGGCGTCTGCGGCCGATCGTGCAGCACCGTTGGGTGGCCTATGCCTATTGCGTGCTGTTCGCCCTCTGGTGGGTGGTGCGCAACCTTCCGGGGGTGAATTCGTGA
- a CDS encoding CD225/dispanin family protein, translating to MEILDPQSTPESANSASTASAPQPQEVKPDNFLAWAIISTILCCLPFGIVAIVYASQVDSYWFAGNHEAARRSARNARTWTWVSVGVAAFCWVAYLLLVFVFAAAVSLPFFDL from the coding sequence ATGGAAATTCTCGATCCCCAATCGACTCCCGAGTCTGCAAATTCCGCTTCGACAGCCTCCGCGCCCCAGCCCCAGGAGGTGAAACCCGACAATTTCCTGGCCTGGGCCATCATCAGCACGATCCTTTGCTGTCTGCCCTTCGGCATCGTGGCCATTGTCTACGCTTCGCAGGTCGACAGCTACTGGTTTGCCGGCAATCATGAAGCGGCCCGGCGTTCCGCCCGGAATGCCCGGACGTGGACCTGGGTTTCGGTCGGTGTTGCGGCCTTCTGCTGGGTGGCTTACCTGCTTCTGGTGTTTGTCTTCGCGGCGGCCGTTTCGCTGCCCTTTTTCGACCTTTGA